A single genomic interval of Halorubrum aethiopicum harbors:
- a CDS encoding diadenylate cyclase, with protein MSSLAIEYGTHERVREVIDRLTFCAEHVSVDFDGWGEPHVKGPGLYFAVVADREYGSYADAMGDNRWPRDRCRSVFEEDAFVEAAESVSLECDGGIVVAVDGEVESQMVRFRDLGTRSGEADLADDIAYEPWMGSRHMSAIETSVRPEVIATVTLSEETGRVSVFRGGEAESSTREEIGGPWRAE; from the coding sequence ATGAGTAGTCTCGCCATCGAGTACGGCACTCACGAGCGCGTTCGGGAGGTGATAGACCGGTTGACGTTCTGTGCGGAACACGTGAGCGTCGACTTCGACGGGTGGGGAGAGCCCCACGTGAAGGGGCCGGGGCTGTACTTCGCCGTCGTGGCCGACCGCGAGTACGGCTCGTACGCGGACGCCATGGGCGACAATCGGTGGCCGCGGGACCGCTGTCGCTCCGTCTTCGAGGAGGACGCGTTCGTCGAGGCGGCGGAGTCGGTGAGCCTCGAGTGTGACGGCGGGATCGTCGTCGCCGTCGACGGCGAGGTCGAATCGCAGATGGTCCGGTTCCGGGATCTCGGAACCCGAAGCGGGGAGGCCGACCTCGCCGACGACATCGCCTACGAGCCGTGGATGGGGTCGCGACACATGAGCGCGATCGAGACGTCGGTCCGGCCCGAGGTGATCGCCACCGTCACCCTGAGCGAGGAGACCGGTCGCGTGAGCGTCTTCAGGGGCGGGGAGGCGGAGTCGTCGACGCGCGAGGAGATCGGCGGTCCCTGGCGGGCGGAGTAG
- a CDS encoding universal stress protein: MYDDILVPTDGSEAVDRALDHAIPLASDHGATVHALYVVDRRVANASSSDLHEEVVADLESQGEAAVEAVAERAREAGLAVETHVEHGTPDTEIVAYAEEAGIDVIVMSPEGKSPRERIQSLGSVSDRVTDDSTVPVFLIK, from the coding sequence ATGTACGACGACATCCTGGTTCCGACCGACGGCAGCGAGGCGGTCGACCGCGCGCTCGATCACGCGATCCCGCTGGCGAGCGATCACGGCGCGACCGTTCACGCGCTGTACGTCGTGGACCGTCGGGTGGCGAACGCGAGTTCGAGCGACCTCCACGAGGAGGTGGTCGCGGACCTCGAATCGCAGGGCGAGGCCGCCGTCGAGGCGGTCGCGGAGCGCGCGCGGGAGGCCGGACTCGCCGTCGAGACGCACGTGGAACACGGGACCCCGGACACAGAGATCGTCGCCTACGCGGAGGAGGCCGGGATCGACGTGATCGTGATGAGTCCGGAGGGGAAGTCGCCCCGCGAGCGGATCCAGTCGCTCGGGAGCGTCTCCGACCGCGTCACCGACGACTCGACGGTACCCGTGTTCCTGATCAAGTAG
- a CDS encoding MBL fold metallo-hydrolase, producing the protein MELTVLGSGSAMPVPDRVQSGYLLEDSDGDADRSLLVDCGSGVLQRLADTDPGYEGVSTVLLTHHHLDHVAALLPLVKARWLAGEEHLEVVGPTGTKALVDGLFDVHDYLDGRIDLSLREVPAGRSFTAGGFDVVGRETRHSMRCLAYRFSPPSREADPADGPLTLSGDSEAFAGLARFADGSDVLVHDCSFPDGTEVSNHPTPASLGESLADVDVGTLLLSHLYPHTGGREAEMEASVREAGFDGEVRVAVDGLTVRIP; encoded by the coding sequence ATGGAACTCACCGTCCTCGGCAGCGGGAGCGCGATGCCGGTTCCCGACCGGGTCCAGTCGGGATACCTCCTCGAGGACTCGGACGGCGACGCCGACCGGTCGCTGCTCGTCGACTGCGGCAGCGGCGTGCTCCAGCGGCTCGCCGACACCGACCCCGGCTACGAGGGGGTCTCGACCGTCCTCCTGACGCACCACCACCTCGACCACGTCGCCGCGCTCCTCCCGCTCGTGAAGGCGCGGTGGCTGGCGGGCGAGGAGCACCTCGAGGTCGTCGGTCCGACCGGGACCAAGGCGCTCGTCGACGGTCTGTTCGACGTCCACGACTACCTCGACGGGCGGATCGACCTCTCGCTCCGGGAGGTGCCGGCCGGCCGGTCCTTTACCGCGGGCGGGTTCGACGTCGTCGGCCGCGAGACGCGCCACTCCATGCGATGTCTCGCGTACCGGTTCTCGCCGCCGAGTCGCGAGGCCGACCCCGCGGACGGCCCGCTCACGCTCTCGGGCGACTCCGAGGCGTTCGCGGGGCTCGCGCGCTTCGCGGACGGCAGCGACGTGCTCGTCCACGACTGCTCGTTCCCGGACGGAACCGAGGTCTCGAACCACCCGACGCCGGCGTCGCTCGGGGAGTCGCTCGCGGACGTCGACGTCGGGACGCTGCTGCTCTCGCACCTCTACCCGCACACCGGCGGGCGCGAGGCCGAGATGGAAGCGAGCGTCCGGGAGGCGGGCTTCGACGGCGAGGTGCGGGTCGCCGTCGACGGGCTCACCGTTCGGATCCCGTGA